A single window of Anopheles moucheti chromosome 2, idAnoMoucSN_F20_07, whole genome shotgun sequence DNA harbors:
- the LOC128297091 gene encoding periodic tryptophan protein 2 homolog, with protein sequence MKFAYKFNNLLGAVFRRGNLLFTPDGYSVISPVGNRITIFDLKNNKSNSLCIESQYNYTAIDLSPNGCLLVVVNEIGEAQMISMISQTTIHRYKFRGEVKHLRFSPDGRFFAACVNTAVLVFVTPGESSGSYGSFVVHRAFEVGFDETVYLNWAPNSRVLAIGSRDNTVRLQNVTWLQTFRAFVLGGHREAIVGCFFEEKTLDVNTISKEGLLMLWECGMGLEDLDKTREELAGETDESTGKKKRVIGNDSDDEEVPDTFTNDKDLEGEDVGDQLERLKDAASSKGGEERDEQGKLIAQAKLHPFYYKRLARHYLADLPRAENRNAYVTAATYHQKLRILVVAFSTGSFYLYELPDVNLIHSLSISDASIGSVAFNDTGDWLALGVSSLGQLLVWEWQSEQYIMKQQEHSQGMNCLAYAPDGHQLVTGGQDGKVKLWNVVSGFCVVTFSEHTAAVLAVEFSRNKKFLVSASLDGTVRAYDVIRYRNFRTFTSPEPVQFASVAIDSSGELVAAGGQDVFEIYLWSMKLGRLLEVLSGHEGPVVSLAFSPLAASSAMVSGSWDQTLSIWNCLESSGAHETVQVGSDVVCVAFKPDGEEVAISTLNGNITVFYVKTAAQLASIEGRKDMEGSISKSDIVTAKKNLMGRAFTSICYSADGECLLAGGKSKYVCIYNVKEAILLKKFQITQNRSLDGMDEYINRRKLTEFGNMALIEEREALEGGSVALKLPGVTKGDLAARNVLPEVKVDCVRFSPSGQSWSAVSTEGLLVYALHKGIVFDPYQLSTEVTPRATRNLLHKEHNYGGALLMALKLNETPLIQEVLESVPYRDIELVIGSLPDEYALRTLQFVAKNVGTSQHIEFYLRWSNVLLTRLGQVDTLLDAQTLVTLHQNLNRKYEQLNKMCDFNKYTLQVLKTLSNANTSSKKAPKNGDQNGKQDDSEEDEDTVADGRNGDASSDDEDENEWMLIKQRAGLAKSKATGSDEESDESMDDEN encoded by the exons ATGAAGTTCGCTTATAAG TTTAACAACCTGCTCGGAGCGGTGTTTCGGCGAGGCAACCTGTTGTTTACACCCGATGGCTACTCGGTGATAAGCCCGGTTGGAAATCGCATAACCATCTTCGACTTAAAGAA TAACAAATCTAACTCGCTCTGCATCGAAAGCCAATACAATTACACCGCAATCGATCTGTCCCCCAACGGGTGTCTCCTGGTGGTAGTTAATGAGATCGGTGAAGCGCAGATGATAAGCATGATCTCGCAGACGACCATCCACCGATATAAGTTCCGTGGTGAGGTAAAGCATTTGCGCTTCAGTCCAGACGGTCGTTTTTTTGCCGCTTGCGTAAATACAGCAGTGCTGGTGTTTGTGACACCGGGCGAATCTTCCGGATCGTACGGTTCGTTCGTGGTACACCGTGCGTTCGAGGTTGGTTTCGATGAGACGGTTTATCTAAATTGGGCACCGAATTCACGGGTGCTTGCCATTGGCTCGCGGGACAACACGGTCCGGTTGCAGAACGTAACCTGGCTGCAAACGTTCCGTGCGTTTGTGCTCGGTGGCCATCGTGAAGCGATCGTGGGATGCTTCTTCGAGGAGAAAACACTCGACGTAAACACTATCAGCAAGGAGGGTCTGTTGATGCTGTGGGAGTGCGGAATGGGGCTGGAAGATTTGGATAAAACGCGCGAAGAATTAGCGGGCGAGACGGACGAGTCAACCGGTAAGAAGAAGCGCGTCATCGGCAACGACAGTGACGACGAGGAGGTGCCGGACACATTTACCAATGACAAGGATCTGGAAGGTGAGGACGTTGGTGATCAGCTAGAGCGACTTAAGGATGCGGCATCGTCAAAAGGAGGTGAAGAGCGAGATGAACAGGGAAAGTTGATTGCGCAAGCGAAGCTGCACCCGTTCTATTACAAACGACTTGCACGTCACTATCTCGCAGATTTACCACGTGCGGAGAACCGAAATGCGTACGTTACTGCGGCTACGTACCATCAAAAGTTGCGCATTCTTGTGGTAGCGTTTTCGACCGGATCGTTCTACCTGTACGAACTGCCGGACGTGAATCTTATTCACTCGCTGAGCATATCCGACGCGAGCATTGGTTCGGTGGCGTTCAATGACACGGGCGATTGGTTAGCGTTGGGTGTGTCCTCACTTGGACAGCTGCTCGTGTGGGAATGGCAGAGCGAGCAGTACATTATGAAGCAGCAAGAACACTCGCAGGGTATGAATTGTTTAGCATACGCACCGGATGGCCATCAGTTGGTCACCGGGGGCCAGGATGGCAAGGTAAAACTGTGGAACGTGGTGAGCGGATTCTGTGTCGTCACATTCTCCGAACACACGGCCGCAGTGCTTGCGGTGGAATTTAGCcgtaacaaaaagttcctCGTAAGCGCATCACTAGACGGCACGGTACGGGCGTACGATGTGATCCGGTACCGTAACTTTCGCACCTTCACATCACCGGAACCGGTGCAGTTTGCATCGGTGGCGATCGATTCTTCCGGTGAGCTGGTGGCTGCTGGAGGCCAAGACGTGTTCGAGATATATCTGTGGTCGATGAAGTTGGGACGGCTGCTGGAGGTGCTGAGTGGCCACGAAGGGCCAGTCGTATCGTTAGCCTTCTCACCGCTCGCAGCCTCGTCAGCGATGGTGTCCGGTTCGTGGGACCAAACGCTAAGCATTTGGAATTGTCTGGAGTCGTCCGGAGCGCACGAAACGGTACAGGTGGGATCGGACGTGGTGTGTGTGGCCTTCAAGCCGGACGGTGAGGAAGTGGCCATATCCACACTTAACGGTAACATTACCGTGTTCTACGTGAAGACGGCCGCACAGCTCGCATCCATCGAAGGCAGAAAGGACATGGAGGGTAGCATCTCCAAGTCGGATATAGTTACGGCCAAAAAGAACCTAATGGGCAG GGCTTTCACGTCGATTTGCTACTCGGCGGATGGAGAATGTTTGCTGGCGGGTGGTAAATCTAAGTACGTCTGCATCTATAACGTGAAGGAGGCAATCCTGTTGAAAAAGTTTCAAATCACGCAAAACCGCAGCTTGGACGGCATGGAT GAATACATAAACCGACGCAAACTGACCGAGTTTGGCAATATGGCACTAATCGAGGAGCGTGAAGCGCTGGAAGGTGGTAGTGTGGCGCTAAAATTACCGGGCGTAACGAAAGGTGATCTAGCCGCGAGAAATGTGCTGCCGGAGGTGAAGGTGGATTGCGTTCGGTTCTCACCCTCCGGCCAATCCTGGTCAGCCGTTTCGACGGAGGGTCTGCTCGTGTACGCACTGCACAAGGGCATTGTGTTCGATCCGTACCAACTCTCGACGGAGGTGACACCGCGGGCAACGCGCAATCTCCTGCACAAAGAACATAACTACGGCGGTGCACTGCTGATGGCGTTGAAGCTGAACGAAACCCCACTCATACAGGAGGTGCTGGAAAGTGTACCTTACCGTGATA TCGAGCTAGTGATTGGTTCGCTGCCGGATGAATATGCGCTTCGTACGTTGCAGTTTGTGGCGAAGAATGTGGGCACCAGCCAACATATCGAATTCTACCTACGGTGGTCAAATGTACTGCTCACAAGGCTGGGCCAAGTCGATACACTGCTAGATGCGCAAACGCTGGTGACGTTGCATCAAAATCTAAACCGCAAATATGAACAGCTGAACAAAAT GTGCGATTTCAACAAGTACACGCTACAGGTACTGAAAACGCTTTCCAACGCGAACACTTCATCGAAAAAGGCACCCAAAAACGGGGACCAAAACGGGAAGCAAGACGATAGTGAGGAGGATGAGGATACGGTGGCCGATGGACGCAATGGTGACGCGTCATCCGACGATGAGGATGAAAATGAATGGATGTTGATAAAGCAGAGGGCCGGGTTGGCCAAATCAAAGGCTACAGGTTCCGACGAAGAAAGCGACGAATCAATGGACGATGAGAATTGA